The proteins below are encoded in one region of Paenibacillus sp. YYML68:
- a CDS encoding ABC transporter permease, with amino-acid sequence MRQQVGQFIALVLVVAVGAFFYAGLVTYSDHLSAYTKTYFETYNLSDLNVYYEQVSSSEVTALGLVEGVGKAEGRYTVEAAQSLDGDKSTINLHSIPENNEINVPVLLAGRLPAHKHELLLDSRYAKEHQLQAGDHIQLTVNDTVVPFVIIGLGENVEYAKKNDTQNHRAFGVAYMAEEMIPVLAGHVHYNEVMIDANEGADIEQVGKAIEARSQSLPYIDQLSKERSFNYSKVSETIYNNSMMSKVIPLVLFMIEAVILFLTMSRVIDSQRYQVGIMKALGVRDRSIMLHYMGYPVLVAVVGAIVGCILASLVFVPFVTASNARSYSLPDIQFSLSIYSVLPPILISSAFGSLACYLSGRAILQERAAQALRPKPPKRMKQLLLERTVLWSRLSYSFKLIIRNLWLNRRKALASSVGVVVSTVLLITAFGTQSALLQVASQIEDVNLYDLRIDYAKGTTPELTQLPEGIAYPYVLSAIPTQLLKADEKENATLIVTDQDNSLIRFFDAEGKQLSLQHGGVLVPQSYANQYGIVEGDTIRIKLTAPEYKDRIVEMNVLGLSTQYSDPAFYGTPEYIRSLGIDYRPASLIVQAASEEDLESARIFFEQDPSVERITDQSDLQQSAQFILKQNSFLFIMFIICAVVLSFGAIYTISSINIYERSRELATLMVLGYQKSRINRLLLMENTVVTAFAVLAALPLSGYMFGFIVKALSSAHQQIPAQLNMGVLVLAVALAFFLTALSSLLLRRNVARIHMIEALKSVE; translated from the coding sequence ATGAGGCAGCAGGTGGGTCAGTTTATCGCCCTAGTGCTGGTTGTTGCTGTGGGCGCTTTTTTCTATGCCGGGCTCGTTACGTACAGTGATCATCTGAGCGCCTATACGAAGACGTACTTCGAGACCTATAACTTGAGTGACCTGAATGTGTATTACGAGCAGGTGTCCAGCTCAGAAGTGACTGCTCTAGGCCTAGTTGAAGGGGTCGGCAAGGCGGAGGGGCGTTATACGGTGGAGGCTGCACAGTCCCTAGACGGCGATAAGTCGACAATCAACCTTCATTCGATTCCCGAGAATAATGAGATCAACGTGCCAGTCCTGCTGGCAGGCCGCCTCCCGGCCCATAAGCACGAGCTCCTGCTCGATTCCCGTTATGCGAAGGAGCATCAGCTGCAGGCTGGGGATCACATCCAGCTAACCGTGAATGACACGGTTGTTCCGTTTGTAATTATCGGCTTAGGTGAAAATGTAGAGTATGCCAAGAAGAACGACACCCAGAACCACCGCGCCTTCGGTGTTGCGTATATGGCGGAGGAGATGATCCCTGTTCTCGCAGGGCATGTTCATTACAATGAGGTCATGATTGATGCCAATGAAGGGGCCGACATCGAGCAGGTGGGCAAGGCGATTGAAGCGCGGTCCCAGTCTCTTCCTTATATAGACCAATTGAGTAAAGAGCGCTCCTTCAACTATTCTAAGGTCAGTGAGACGATCTACAATAACAGCATGATGAGCAAGGTAATCCCGCTCGTATTGTTCATGATTGAGGCGGTCATTCTGTTTCTGACGATGTCGAGAGTGATCGATTCCCAGCGGTATCAGGTCGGGATTATGAAGGCGCTCGGGGTTAGAGATCGAAGCATCATGCTTCATTATATGGGTTACCCGGTGCTGGTCGCTGTGGTAGGGGCTATTGTCGGCTGCATCCTGGCGTCGCTCGTGTTCGTTCCCTTCGTCACGGCCTCGAATGCAAGATCATACTCGCTGCCTGACATTCAATTCTCGCTCTCCATCTACTCCGTCCTGCCACCGATTCTGATCTCCAGTGCGTTCGGCAGCTTAGCCTGCTACTTAAGCGGCAGAGCCATCCTGCAGGAGCGTGCGGCGCAAGCGCTGCGGCCGAAGCCGCCGAAGCGGATGAAGCAGCTGCTGCTCGAAAGAACGGTCCTATGGAGCCGCCTGTCCTACAGCTTCAAGCTCATCATTCGTAATCTATGGCTGAACCGACGTAAAGCATTAGCCAGCTCGGTCGGGGTCGTTGTCAGCACCGTTCTGCTCATTACAGCCTTCGGCACGCAGTCAGCTCTACTGCAGGTGGCGAGCCAGATTGAAGACGTGAATCTGTATGATCTGCGGATCGATTATGCGAAGGGAACGACACCCGAGCTGACTCAGCTGCCTGAGGGAATTGCATACCCATATGTACTATCTGCCATTCCGACCCAATTGTTGAAGGCGGATGAGAAGGAGAACGCCACGCTCATTGTTACGGATCAAGATAATTCGCTTATTCGGTTCTTCGATGCGGAGGGCAAGCAGCTGTCGTTACAGCACGGCGGGGTGCTTGTGCCCCAGTCCTATGCGAATCAATATGGTATTGTAGAAGGGGATACGATTCGAATCAAGCTTACCGCACCAGAGTACAAGGATCGGATCGTGGAGATGAACGTGCTCGGACTATCCACGCAATATTCGGATCCGGCGTTCTATGGCACGCCAGAGTATATCAGGAGCCTCGGTATTGATTACCGTCCAGCCTCGCTTATCGTTCAAGCGGCGAGTGAGGAGGACCTGGAGAGCGCACGCATCTTCTTCGAACAAGACCCATCCGTGGAGCGGATTACCGACCAGAGCGACCTGCAGCAATCGGCGCAGTTCATACTGAAGCAGAACAGCTTCTTATTCATCATGTTCATCATCTGTGCCGTTGTTCTATCGTTCGGCGCCATCTACACGATCTCCTCGATCAACATCTATGAACGCAGCCGTGAGCTGGCAACACTGATGGTGCTGGGCTATCAGAAGTCGAGGATCAACAGGCTCCTATTGATGGAAAATACGGTAGTGACGGCGTTCGCCGTACTGGCCGCCTTGCCGCTCAGCGGGTATATGTTCGGCTTCATCGTCAAGGCGCTGTCCAGTGCCCATCAGCAAATCCCCGCGCAATTGAATATGGGCGTCCTGGTGCTTGCTGTTGCGCTCGCCTTCTTCCTCACAGCGCTATCGAGCTTGCTGCTGAGGCGTAACGTTGCGAGGATTCATATGATCGAAGCGTTGAAAAGCGTGGAGTAA